TTTATATATGAAAGAGAAATTGAACAGGCAATCAGAGATAGCCAAGATAATCAAAAAACATCAGGTGTTTACCCAGGATGGATTGCTAAAGCATCTCAAGCATGCCGGTATCCGGGTGACCCAGGCCACGCTGTCCCGGGATATTGCTGAGATGGGGATTGTCCAGGTGCCGGGTTTAGCCGGACGTTATTACCAGATGCCCTCGGCGGTCAATGTCCCGGTGGCGCCGGCTGAACTCATCCGGCGGTTCGGCAGTTACGTGGCGACTATTAAACATTCGGGCAATCTGATTGTGGTCACGACCCTGCCGGGCGAGGCCTCAGGCGCGGCCCGGTTGGTGGATGAGCTGAATTTCAAAGAGATACTCGGCACGATTGCCGGAGATGATACCGTTTTAATCGTGGCGGATGGTAATAAATCCGTGTCTAAAATAATGTCAGTGTTGAAGGTAAAATGAATATGATTAATAACCATGTTAAGTTAGCCATAATCGGAGCCGGGAATATCGGCTTGTCCATTGCCAAGGGGTTGGTGGCCTCGAAACATCTTTCGGCCGGCCAGATTATCCTGACCCGGCGGAAAACCGGTCCGCTGGATTCATTCGCCCAAAAGGGCTATGTGGTCATGTCCGATAACCAGGAGGCGGTCAAGCGGTCCGGGATTATCATTATCGCGGTCCGGCCCCAGGAGATTAACGGGA
This sequence is a window from Planctomycetota bacterium. Protein-coding genes within it:
- the argR gene encoding arginine repressor; translation: MKEKLNRQSEIAKIIKKHQVFTQDGLLKHLKHAGIRVTQATLSRDIAEMGIVQVPGLAGRYYQMPSAVNVPVAPAELIRRFGSYVATIKHSGNLIVVTTLPGEASGAARLVDELNFKEILGTIAGDDTVLIVADGNKSVSKIMSVLKVK